agatatattgaattatgattacaagtctctgttgaaaggcccacgttgatttgagaaatgtttccgttttaacaatattcggaaaatggtaaagtgatttataaataagaataaattgtcaatcattgagaactagacaaaggatagtggaagattgaatctcataaagactcgattgatctatttagtttcaaacgtacaaaaacgttttcagtttaaaaagaactttattattaaaacgtatataacttttataaatatctagaaccacttttgacaactcattacttaactagtatgataaagataacgatatttatatttcattttattaaatatatataacgatttaaattaatattatatatatttatacgcatattatacgtacatagttttatacttttactatacttaaactttacctttactttatttttactttacttcaactttaataattcactttaataattcatactttaataattcactttaataattcatactttaataattcactttaataattcatactttaataattcactttaataattcatactttaataattcactttaataattcaaaaatctattataaatagaattcaataggtttcattatttcatagaaacttgaaaatatttttctctaaactctctcaatcgatttacatatctatatatttactccatattatttcaagatattattagtatacataaaatattacgacggagtgctgtccgagtgatttcgaaattgtttttcgagtaggataggattaaggaaattatgggttatagctatggaggtgattgagtatggttcatgggtatgctcgagaggtcaatatagtgtttatcatttccgttgcgtctacgtacctttcctgcaatattgaatctcaatattgatacgtgagtactcataatttaacttttacatactaatagtgtatccctgactagtgctcgagtatttaggattatacatgcttgtacttttgatattgcccttagacaggttaggttgaatattgaattagttacacttgcggttgagataaggtataagatatgcatgtccttggaaagctagcgaaaaattaaggacttttcctttagatatcgaatggttttgatgaacggattagaagttataatcaattgaattttctatatttttattaaaaatgattattattatcgtcgtttttatcgtcgttctagtttaatcttattattatcattattattatctttatcaataaaatggatttatcattaaaaattgttatttttttattactatcgttattattgttaaagttataattagtattattattattattatccaattattattattattattattattattattattattattattattattattattattattattattattattattattattattattattattattattattattattattattattagtattattattattattatcattattaatatatatatcattatttaaaaatggatattgtcattgttattattattattactatattatcattaagataattattagtattatcgttaaaaatgttatagtaactatcattattaatattagtgtaattaaaacaaatatttgtaacacctaattattttgattactattattatcattattatgaacacgatataaaagacgattaaaagctattaaacgaaatgattaggaaataatgagtaagagtatcatgatgaaattaaaatattataagatattgatttagataaaattatcgttcttattatttttatcattactattattattaaaaatatcgttagtattaaaactatcattttaacaaaaattatcattttaatagaaatgtcattgttactataaaatatcattattattattattttaaatagaattattattttaaagataatattaaaaattatcgtaaatattaaagttatcataattagaattatcgttttatcataatgtcatcttagtaattataaatattgatatttttataataattattattattacaaaataatacaacttttacttactatcattatagatattattttatcaaataaatatgtgatacaaacatattttactacgtgtaataacttactttaataatacctatcatattatctttatgatattaaatgaaccctataaattttattacttaatatatataaaagtatattatattatataaatttaatataaaattttatttattaataaataaattatattatttactctaataaatcttttaaaaatatttaaaaatataaaacgacgatatttaaactatatattaatcatgtatagatttttggaaattattttgagtcaaatttacttttgttgacttttgcatattagtctcgagcattaggattgtggtacactatgacttggcctaatttgttagacaaatattgaccaacacataattatatataattaatttaggttcgtgaatccgaggccaaccttgcacttgttcaatgacgttatatgtatttttactacgaaatacagtatggtgagtttcatttttctttttaccctttatatttttgggactgagaatacatgcgcttttataaatgtttaacgaaatagacacaagtaattgaaactacattctatggttgaattatcaaaatcgaatatgcccctttttattaaagtctggtaatctaagaattagggaacagacaccctaattgacgcgaatcctaaagatagatctattgggcctaacaaaccccatccaaagtaccggatgctttagtacttcgaaatttatatcatgtccgaaggaggatcccggaatgataggggatattcttatatgtatctagttaatgtcggttaccaggtgttcactatatgaatgattatttttgtctctatgcatgggacgtatatttatgagaactggaaatgaaattcttgtggtctattaaaatgatggaaataaatgattatgataaactaatgaactcaccaaccttttggttgacactttaaagcatgtttattctcaggtgttaaagaaatctttcgctgtgcatttgctcattttaaagatattacttggagtctttcatagcatatttcgaagaacgttgcattcgagtcattgagttcatcaaagattattattaaatcaatttatagttggatagtggatattatgaaatggtatgcatgcctgtcaattttcgatgtaaagaaattttgtcttttaaaaacgaatgcaatgtttgtaaaatgtatcatatagaggtcaaatacctcgcaatgtaatcaactattgtgaatcgtttataatgtatatgaacgggtcatttcaacaaTCACCATTATCCGTGGTCTTAACGTTGTCTGTGATGTAAGTTTAATTTTAGAGAAACAAATCAAGAAATCAAAACCAATGACAAAATCCAAAATTTTAAGGAAAATGAAGGTGAAGAAATATGCACACAAATAACAAGTTGTTCATGTTTGTCTTTCAATGATAGGTTGTTACATGTCACCAGAATTCAGCAAAAAATAATAAACATGATGTTTATTGTGGATTTGATATCGCTCAGAATATCAGGAAGCGGTAAAGGCAACTGAAGAAATAGAGCCACTTGACTTTATTAGACCATCTGAGTATAAGATAGGGGCAATCTCTCTTAATAGACTGTCAAACCATAAAAAAGTCAAGGTTGACCAGTTTGTAGTTTCGTTGACCTTTTTCGGACAACTACAAAGTCAAAGCATCCATCCAGGGATTATGCCATTCACATTCTGTCCACTTGTAGATGCTGTTATTTGGTTTGAACCTATTGTGTTATACCTGTAGGTAAATTTTGATTTTAGATATTAAATTCAGTTATAAACTTACAGTTCATAAATAGAAGAAAAACAACAACACATACACATTACTACCTCCGTCCCGGTCAATTCTATTGTCCACTATTTTATTTTGGGATGTCTCAAATTAATTTTCCACTTtcataaatataaaaaaattttgTCTGTATTTTACTTATATACGACAAAAAGATGGGTAAAGGTAAGAGGTAAAATTATAAAGTtaataaaaaatacatatgacaaatatTTTTTCTTACACTGTGTGTTTTTTATCCAGAAACAATAAATTTGACTTGTCCTAAATATTATCACCAAAAAGGTAGATAGACGGATAAAAAAAAAGTTAAGGCTATTTGAAAAGGGTAGGGATTATTACTTAGATGTGCGCGGTTAAAGCAGGTTATTTCACGATGGTTCTCGACTATTTTTCATGCCGCCCAACAATATTTTGTTAGTAAGCTAGATTTGAATCTCTAGACCACATGTGAGGAATTGGGACGTCTTATAGAATGAATGTACAATGTACAATATAGACTATCAATTATGGCCCTACCCAAAATTTTACAAAGCcttgtatatttatttatatactccGTACTTGTTTTGTTATCATTTCAAATAGggtaaaattaaaatattgaattaaAAACTATAGACTATAAAGAGTTGATCAAGACTTAACCAGTATACTATCTTGAGATTACTTATCTTCCGATTACTATTCATTATAATTGACATAAATTTCAAATTATATCGCAATAGAGAATAATTGGTTATTGGGTGTAAAAAGTTACCCGATTTGCAAATTGGAGTTGCAATCTAGAGCCTGGAAGAAGCCTTCATGTTGAGGATGATGTTCCTGCCGGTGTTGATAATGATGTTGTATAAATGAATTACCATTTTCACCTTCTCTTGCCCATGATGGTCCTGCTTGGTTTTCAGCATAAAATTCTTCTAGctgtaataacaataacaagaatTCCATTTAataattttttctttttatttatattatttctgGATCGAATTGAATTAATTATATAAATGCTCTTACCTTAGTCTGTAAAGCTTTATTAGCTTCAAGCCACATCCTTTCCTATAATCAAGTTTCATGGATTTGTTAATCTGTAATTAATTACTTGAGCAGAGGAATATTCAATTGAAtctataaattaagttgagattcaagggaccaatgagagcgtgaCATAATGAGAGCGTGACATGTGGCGTGAAAATCACATTTAttgaaaaaaaaagttttaaaattttttttaaaaaataaaaaattttggaatttttttttttcaattttttttatagtcacatgtgatttacctatacaatcacatgtgatggaATTATATAATCACATGTgttggatttgacatgcataatcacatgtgattgacgtgCAGGATCACTTGtgattttaaagaaaaaaaaatttcgaaaaaaaaatttcgaaaccaaattttaaataaaaaaaaattaattgtttttcaatcacatgtgattttcgcaccACATGTCGCGCTCTAATTGATACGTTGAATTTTAAGCAAATTATTGGATTAAAGGGATTACAACTCTACATCATTATATTAATACCAATCTTGAGTAAGATACCTTAACTTGAAGATCAGAGAGCCGATCGAGCATTGATTGAGTCTgcacatatattacatatatacatatacatataagctGACATGTTTCAAAAAATAATCTACCAATTACACGCGTAGAATAAAGATCCAGGTTATGATATAAAGCAAGTTTAAAATACATACATTGATATATGAAATGAAGCTAAGATACATATTACACAAAACAAGATCTCGGTATTCGTTACCCTTATGGAGCGGATTTGTCTTAGAGTGGAGTCTAGTTGGCGCTCGAGTTTCTCAAGTTCTTTCAGGTTCAATGGCCCCAAATTTTCCCCGAATAGTTGTCTGTTATATATAAACATTCAACGTTCAAAGATACTACTCGAATCCTATATATCTGCGAACCACCGTCGAGTTGTTTTTGCTTGTTGGGACCCGTTACTAACATGCGGGTAAAAAGTTTTGGCCCATGACCCGCCGATACCCGTAACGggtaataaaaatatacttacaaCTTAGTTAGAAATtacttaaaaaaataaaataattttattGATTATAAACCATATTTAcaagctatatgtaaaataacataaatatatatttaattataaaatcacttttaaaattaaACATGTATGTGTAAACTTGCGGGTAAATTAAAAAAAGTTTCATAGTATTGGATGGGCTTTCCTCGCGACGGGTAGCATATACCCACTACTCCCCCGCGACCCATCGGCGAGTAAAAATTTTTACCCGTACTTGTGCCCGTGGgtaagatttaatgattttacTGCCATCGTGGATTGCGGATTTTTTCTCACCCATTGTAATCCCTAAATTTGATGTTATTAGTCTTGTTAATTAGACTAATGTTGAAAATTGGTATTTCTTTCAATAACCTACACCTCTTATGTACCTTTGGTATTGTTGTAAAGACTCGTATTTAGCTTTCAGTTTCATATACTCCTTGTAGCTACTTTGCTACACAAACAAAACAGTAAATTGTCAAAAACAGTTCCGAAGTAGCAAATTAAAGACTAATTTATCCTTGGGTACGATGATTTGGAATCGGGTTTGACACATGCATAATCAAGAAAACGTAGAAATGATACGTAATGTAAGTTATACCTCGGCATCATTGGCAGATCGATTCACTTCCATTGAACTATAAGTGCAATTTTGATACCTTTCGAGCATCTTGAGCATGCTGATATAAGAAATCAGAACAAAGGTAATTAAACTTGTCTAAATTATCATGAAATTTGGTTTCAAAATTGAAAGGTGAGCACAATATTGAATTGGGCGGGGCATCTTGTCACCAAAAGTCAAAGGGTCAGGGGTTTAAGTCCAGACGTACACCCAAAAGTCACAACCACTGAGTGAGTTAGATATGCCCCACATTATTGAATAGGGGGGCCGGTCTGGGTTACGGATTATCAACCTTTCTCTATCAAAATATTGAAAGGTGAGCATGCCGAATTCATAATTATTTGTATTGACATATTTCATGGTTATAATCATTTCATGGTTATAATCCAGGATTTGAATACATATccattaaaatttggtcaaaaaaatAATTCAAACTAACTACATGTAATGGAACACAAAATGAAGCCATACATATAAAGTAAATGTTAGAACCCATGTTTCAATGAGACTCATTTTGGACAATACACAACTAGTGACTTTTAGAATAATAATATTGAAGACCCCATAATTAACCGTGATCATGAACAAGACAATTTCTaatttttttctaatttttcttttcggaaaaaatataatattatataaaaacatatctacGGATCAAAATCAATATAGTGCAAACCGATTACGGATATAACTGGAAACATAATCTGGCTGAAATCAACAAATGGAAATAAGCACACCAAACCAAATCTAACCACTAAGTGGAACAAAAGTTATTAAGGCTATTGATCATTAACAAGACAAAATGAGGAGTATTTAGCGAGGGTTTTTATGCAATAACTAATGAAATTTGGCTTTTACCTATCTGATTAAATTGCTGATTCATAAAGCATGTGCATGTCATATTGATTTGAAATAAACAAGTACAAAAGAATTCAGTTGAAACACTTCTGTCTCTGAAAGTGTGCTGACAGTTAGGGTTCCAAGAGACCAATAAAATAATATTTGTTATTCAGACTAGGTATTTAATGAACTTGTAGCTCCAATCCCTACCAagatttttacaatataaattaccCACAACTCAATTCTTAATACTACTATAAAGttgaatatatattaaataataaatcaAACAATCCACGACTTTAAACAGTACTAGAATAAAATCGTTAAGAAGTAAAGATTGGCATACATCaagtttttaaaaaaacaaaagaaaaaaatcaaCTTTTTGAGCATAATTAGGATCCTAAAACAAAAACATGGATTGAATTTGAAAAAGAAAAAGTTGTCAAAAAAATGACAGCCTTTAGCTATGTTAATTCATTCCTACTCCCTCTGTCTTACAAAAATTATTCCTACTCCCCCTGTTAATTCATTCCACTTTTCTATTTTTGTTTGTTTCAAAATTATTGCCTATTTTTCTAAATAACTACTATTAAATATTCCTAAAGTTCCAACCATGTCTCTTTTAATTTTGAAAATTCAACTTTAAATACATCAATTAATTTATTAGCTACCTTTTATAACTACATTAAATGAAGGACAAATTAGACAATTTATTACTATATCTTAAATCCAACAAAGAGTCAAACAGAACTGTTTTTTTGGATGAAGGGAGTATTAAACTAAATTGAAGTAAAATATACTAAAATCAAACTCCTCTCAAGTGCTTAATAATAAAGACAAGATCAAGTTAACTCTGAAATCACTAAACCTAAATTATTAATTAACCATTAAAGAATAatctttaacaaaaaaaaaaaaaaaaaaaaaaaaaaaaaaaaaaaactttaacctAGCTCATTTAATTTGAGGGTTTTCTAAATTTATAACAAAGCATAAAACTTTATTTATTTCCCAGCACAAAATCATCAAGAAACACATAACCCATCACAGATCTACAAAAAAACACGCATAATAAAGCTATTAATATCTTACTTAGAGGTGCTGCAGAACTCATATAGCTTTCCTCGATTTGAGAAGATGATAAGAGCAAGTTCAGCATCACAAAGAACAGAGAGTTCATAAGCTTTCTTCAGAAGCCCATTTCTTCTTTTAGCAAAAGTCACCTgccta
This genomic window from Rutidosis leptorrhynchoides isolate AG116_Rl617_1_P2 chromosome 2, CSIRO_AGI_Rlap_v1, whole genome shotgun sequence contains:
- the LOC139891883 gene encoding agamous-like MADS-box protein MADS2, giving the protein MGRGRVELKRIENKINRQVTFAKRRNGLLKKAYELSVLCDAELALIIFSNRGKLYEFCSTSNMLKMLERYQNCTYSSMEVNRSANDAEQSSYKEYMKLKAKYESLQQYQRQLFGENLGPLNLKELEKLERQLDSTLRQIRSIRTQSMLDRLSDLQVKERMWLEANKALQTKLEEFYAENQAGPSWAREGENGNSFIQHHYQHRQEHHPQHEGFFQALDCNSNLQIGYNTIGSNQITASTSGQNVNGIIPGWML